In Drosophila yakuba strain Tai18E2 chromosome X, Prin_Dyak_Tai18E2_2.1, whole genome shotgun sequence, a single genomic region encodes these proteins:
- the LOC6524303 gene encoding nuclear transcription factor Y subunit alpha isoform X5 — MSAIGGIGALLQAAQFLEQHAIPQAGGVGSVLGVGVALPQQQQQSVHCKNISIINNNNSSQHNRNSSSNGIIATPPYTNGNGNGTAGVGNASANSNVSTNANGNGLSNGHSSPRSQLAAAATAHDYEFTAAGVANGHSEGRSHVSARDQQDHPQHQQHGSHLQIQQHYGYMRSTIGGVVYGLPTDSVDSAASSAGGAGAVAVAMSIASSAPAAGSQLSAHHHTGHGGRRRTTSSNSNGAGTREVHNKLEKERRAQLKECYDLLKKVLPMGDEDRKKTSNLTILDTAHKYVKHLIQYDCEQEAMVEKLAKQKIELQKRLKQLGLRRETPPTDQQSIPQADKAVCLATTATPAPPTAASGRNGTTILFDAGNACATGQQLTTVINKTNATPAGATAAASSKHNGNHTGGATTTLTPAMGIMTIKNGNGSNGNILAISPTAGQQQQLHHHPNGSPAGSPSGIGGTTGATITRGSPTPSTPSPSPSSSSSGVSSSASFIGGSSSSSSSSSSSSSSSSSSSSSSSSSSSPTQQQLQQIITPTATAHLVGARSVGLKFHGGASGAASALNGGATIVAAAVPAGGGSANGFHQADKDRNYNFLMLSAGTTAQ, encoded by the exons CGTCGGCAGCGTCCttggcgtgggcgtggcactgcctcaacagcagcagcagtcggtCCACTGCAAGAACATCTCCAttatcaacaacaacaatagcagccAGCACAATAGAAATAGCAGCAGTAACGGGATTATTGCAACGCCACCGTACACGAACGGAAATGGCAACGGTACCGCCGGCGTCGGTAACGCGAGCGCCAACTCTAACGTTAGCACCAATGCGAACGGAAACGGTCTGAGCAACGGTCACAGCAGTCCGCGCAGTCAATTAGCAGCCGCCGCTACTGCCCACGATTACGAGTTTACCGCCGCCGGAGTTGCCAATGGGCACAGCGAAGGTCGCTCCCACGTCTCGG CCAGGGATCAGCAGGATCATccgcagcatcagcaacatgGTAGCCATCTGCAAATTCAGCAGCACTACGGCTATATGAGGAGTACCATTGGCGGCGTGGTTTATGGCTTGCCCACGGACTCTGTCGATTCTGCGGCATCCTCGGCCGGTGGAGCGGGAGCAGTAGCGGTGGCCATGAGTATTGCCTCCTCGGCGCCAGCGGCGGGATCTCAGCTATCGGCGCATCATCACACGGGACACGGCGGACGCAGGCGCACCACCAGTTCCAACAGTAATGG AGCGGGCACTCGCGAGGTGCACAACAAGCTGGAAAAGGAGCGACGCGCCCAGCTGAAGGAGTGCTACGACCTGCTTAAAAAGGTGCTGCCCATGGGGGACGAGGACCGAAAGAAAACATCCAACTTGACAATACTCGACACGGCCCACAAATATGTTAAG CACTTGATTCAGTATGATTGCGAGCAGGAGGCGATGGTAGAGAAACTGGCCAAGCAGAAGATTGAGCTGCAGAAGCGGCTGAAGCAATTGGGTCTAAGGAGGGAAACGCCACCCACCGATCAGCAAAGCATTCCACAGGCCGACAAAG CAGTTTGCCTGGCAACAACAGCCacaccagcaccaccaacgGCGGCCAGTGGTCGCAATGGAACCACAATTCTATTTGATGCAGGCAACGCCTGTGCCACTGGG CAGCAGCTTACAACTGTGATAAACAAAACTAATGCCACACCAGCAGGAGCAACcgcagcagccagcagcaaaCACAATGGCAACCACACAGGAGGGGCAACAACCACACTGACTCCGGCCATGGGCATCATGACAATTAAAAACGGCAAtggcagcaacggcaacatACTGGCAATCTCACCGACGGCggggcagcaacagcagctgcaccaccaccccaaCGGCAGCCCAGCGGGCAGTCCATCGGGAATAGGTGGAACAACTGGAGCCACCATCACACGTGGCTCGCCTACGCCATCGACTCCATCGCCGTCGCCCAGCTCCTCGTCCAGTGGCGTCTCGTCGTCGGCCTCGTTTATAGGCGGCtcctcatcatcgtcctcatcgtcatcgtcctcatcctcctcctcatcatcatcttccAGTTCGTCGTCCAGTTCGTCTTCGCCCacgcaacaacaactacagcagATTATCACGCCCACGGCCACCGCCCATTTAGTGGGTGCCCGTAGTGTCGGCCTAAAATTCCATGGCGGTGCGAGCGGAGCTGCCAGCGCTTTGAATGGCGGTGCCACCATTGTGGCCGCTGCTGTACCAGCTGGCGGAGGGTCGGCGAATG GGTTCCATCAGGCCGATAAGGATCGCAATTACAATTTCCTGATGCTCAGTGCTGGGACAACGGCACAGTAA
- the LOC6524303 gene encoding nuclear transcription factor Y subunit alpha isoform X6 has translation MSAIGGIGALLQAAQFLEQHAIPQAGGVGSVLGVGVALPQQQQQSVHCKNISIINNNNSSQHNRNSSSNGIIATPPYTNGNGNGTAGVGNASANSNVSTNANGNGLSNGHSSPRSQLAAAATAHDYEFTAAGVANGHSEGRSHVSARDQQDHPQHQQHGSHLQIQQHYGYMRSTIGGVVYGLPTDSVDSAASSAGGAGAVAVAMSIASSAPAAGSQLSAHHHTGHGGRRRTTSSNSNGAGTREVHNKLEKERRAQLKECYDLLKKVLPMGDEDRKKTSNLTILDTAHKYVKHLIQYDCEQEAMVEKLAKQKIELQKRLKQLGLRRETPPTDQQSIPQADKAVCLATTATPAPPTAASGRNGTTILFDAGNACATGQLTTVINKTNATPAGATAAASSKHNGNHTGGATTTLTPAMGIMTIKNGNGSNGNILAISPTAGQQQQLHHHPNGSPAGSPSGIGGTTGATITRGSPTPSTPSPSPSSSSSGVSSSASFIGGSSSSSSSSSSSSSSSSSSSSSSSSSSSPTQQQLQQIITPTATAHLVGARSVGLKFHGGASGAASALNGGATIVAAAVPAGGGSANGFHQADKDRNYNFLMLSAGTTAQ, from the exons CGTCGGCAGCGTCCttggcgtgggcgtggcactgcctcaacagcagcagcagtcggtCCACTGCAAGAACATCTCCAttatcaacaacaacaatagcagccAGCACAATAGAAATAGCAGCAGTAACGGGATTATTGCAACGCCACCGTACACGAACGGAAATGGCAACGGTACCGCCGGCGTCGGTAACGCGAGCGCCAACTCTAACGTTAGCACCAATGCGAACGGAAACGGTCTGAGCAACGGTCACAGCAGTCCGCGCAGTCAATTAGCAGCCGCCGCTACTGCCCACGATTACGAGTTTACCGCCGCCGGAGTTGCCAATGGGCACAGCGAAGGTCGCTCCCACGTCTCGG CCAGGGATCAGCAGGATCATccgcagcatcagcaacatgGTAGCCATCTGCAAATTCAGCAGCACTACGGCTATATGAGGAGTACCATTGGCGGCGTGGTTTATGGCTTGCCCACGGACTCTGTCGATTCTGCGGCATCCTCGGCCGGTGGAGCGGGAGCAGTAGCGGTGGCCATGAGTATTGCCTCCTCGGCGCCAGCGGCGGGATCTCAGCTATCGGCGCATCATCACACGGGACACGGCGGACGCAGGCGCACCACCAGTTCCAACAGTAATGG AGCGGGCACTCGCGAGGTGCACAACAAGCTGGAAAAGGAGCGACGCGCCCAGCTGAAGGAGTGCTACGACCTGCTTAAAAAGGTGCTGCCCATGGGGGACGAGGACCGAAAGAAAACATCCAACTTGACAATACTCGACACGGCCCACAAATATGTTAAG CACTTGATTCAGTATGATTGCGAGCAGGAGGCGATGGTAGAGAAACTGGCCAAGCAGAAGATTGAGCTGCAGAAGCGGCTGAAGCAATTGGGTCTAAGGAGGGAAACGCCACCCACCGATCAGCAAAGCATTCCACAGGCCGACAAAG CAGTTTGCCTGGCAACAACAGCCacaccagcaccaccaacgGCGGCCAGTGGTCGCAATGGAACCACAATTCTATTTGATGCAGGCAACGCCTGTGCCACTGGG CAGCTTACAACTGTGATAAACAAAACTAATGCCACACCAGCAGGAGCAACcgcagcagccagcagcaaaCACAATGGCAACCACACAGGAGGGGCAACAACCACACTGACTCCGGCCATGGGCATCATGACAATTAAAAACGGCAAtggcagcaacggcaacatACTGGCAATCTCACCGACGGCggggcagcaacagcagctgcaccaccaccccaaCGGCAGCCCAGCGGGCAGTCCATCGGGAATAGGTGGAACAACTGGAGCCACCATCACACGTGGCTCGCCTACGCCATCGACTCCATCGCCGTCGCCCAGCTCCTCGTCCAGTGGCGTCTCGTCGTCGGCCTCGTTTATAGGCGGCtcctcatcatcgtcctcatcgtcatcgtcctcatcctcctcctcatcatcatcttccAGTTCGTCGTCCAGTTCGTCTTCGCCCacgcaacaacaactacagcagATTATCACGCCCACGGCCACCGCCCATTTAGTGGGTGCCCGTAGTGTCGGCCTAAAATTCCATGGCGGTGCGAGCGGAGCTGCCAGCGCTTTGAATGGCGGTGCCACCATTGTGGCCGCTGCTGTACCAGCTGGCGGAGGGTCGGCGAATG GGTTCCATCAGGCCGATAAGGATCGCAATTACAATTTCCTGATGCTCAGTGCTGGGACAACGGCACAGTAA